The Peribacillus simplex genome contains a region encoding:
- a CDS encoding IucA/IucC family protein, translated as MQFINEVEQAVSEKNWSIVNQNLLAKMISEYMYEDMIHPAVLNEKAAGNLYELKINEGKAYQFLASPRLFDSYEVQAESIQVCEKEGFTQAHDAIQFILDIQPLIGMTAETTGHLIKEFHHTLLADLQLLSKPERDADDLVELDYALLEGEMSGHPWIAYNKGRIGFGYDDYLKFAPENQKEVQLSWIAIHKTRGEFNSVETLSYKQLMVNELDGETQKSFAKILTEKGLNAENYYYLPVHEWQWKNVIIQNFTDDLAKGLIVALGNGPDKYLPQQSIRTFVNVSNKDKHHVKLPMSILNTLVYRGLPAERTVIAPKITTYIKNIYENDSFLKEQCKVVLPGEVASLNVDHPYYSKLENVPYQYLEMLGGIWRESIYSYMEEGEKPITLASLLHVDSKGKPYVESLIEKSGLTAEAWTAQLFDVILSPLLHFIYQYGLVFSPHGQNTILVLKDYKPHRLAIKDFVDDVNVSDQPLPELSSLPDDLRKVLRSEKPEGLVQFIFTGLFICHFRYLSTLLMKRSLLDENAFWEGVVQAILTHQKKFPMLQDRFDTFNFFAPKLTKLCLNRNRMLQYGYSDGEDRPHASEFGHVNNALYVKLPAKTL; from the coding sequence ATGCAGTTCATAAATGAAGTGGAACAGGCGGTTTCAGAAAAAAATTGGTCGATAGTAAACCAAAACCTGCTGGCCAAGATGATTTCTGAGTATATGTATGAAGATATGATCCATCCAGCTGTTCTGAACGAAAAGGCAGCGGGAAACCTATATGAGTTAAAGATAAATGAGGGGAAAGCCTATCAATTTTTGGCGTCGCCCCGTCTTTTTGACAGCTATGAAGTACAGGCAGAGTCGATTCAGGTATGTGAAAAGGAAGGCTTTACACAGGCCCATGACGCCATTCAATTCATTTTAGACATCCAGCCATTAATTGGAATGACTGCAGAAACAACAGGACATTTAATCAAAGAATTCCATCATACGCTGCTTGCGGATCTCCAATTGCTATCCAAACCTGAACGAGATGCAGATGATTTAGTCGAACTGGATTATGCATTACTTGAAGGGGAAATGAGCGGTCACCCTTGGATTGCTTATAACAAGGGAAGAATCGGTTTCGGTTATGATGATTATTTGAAGTTCGCTCCAGAAAACCAGAAGGAAGTTCAGTTATCTTGGATTGCCATCCATAAAACGAGGGGTGAATTCAATTCAGTCGAAACATTATCCTATAAGCAATTGATGGTGAATGAACTGGATGGGGAAACCCAAAAATCATTTGCAAAGATATTGACGGAGAAAGGGCTGAACGCAGAAAACTATTACTACCTCCCAGTCCATGAATGGCAGTGGAAGAATGTAATCATCCAGAACTTTACCGATGACTTGGCCAAAGGGCTGATCGTAGCTTTGGGAAATGGTCCTGATAAATATCTGCCGCAACAATCCATCCGGACATTCGTTAATGTATCGAATAAGGATAAACACCACGTCAAGCTGCCAATGAGCATTTTAAATACGCTGGTCTACCGTGGATTGCCAGCTGAACGCACGGTCATAGCCCCAAAAATCACAACGTATATAAAGAACATTTATGAAAATGATTCATTCTTGAAAGAACAATGCAAAGTAGTGCTTCCTGGTGAAGTGGCCAGTTTAAATGTTGATCACCCGTATTATTCCAAACTAGAGAATGTGCCCTATCAATATTTAGAGATGCTGGGTGGAATTTGGAGAGAAAGCATATACAGTTATATGGAAGAAGGCGAAAAGCCCATTACGCTTGCGTCCCTTTTACATGTGGACAGCAAAGGGAAACCATATGTAGAAAGCCTTATTGAAAAATCGGGATTGACTGCAGAAGCCTGGACAGCTCAATTATTCGACGTCATCCTATCACCATTACTGCATTTTATCTATCAATATGGATTGGTCTTCTCGCCGCATGGTCAAAATACCATTTTAGTTTTGAAGGATTACAAGCCTCACCGTTTGGCCATCAAGGATTTTGTAGATGATGTGAACGTCAGTGATCAGCCGCTTCCTGAATTAAGCAGCCTTCCTGATGATTTAAGGAAAGTACTAAGAAGCGAGAAACCCGAGGGGCTGGTTCAATTCATTTTCACGGGACTATTCATCTGTCATTTCCGATACTTGTCAACACTTCTGATGAAGAGGTCCCTTTTGGATGAGAATGCTTTTTGGGAAGGCGTCGTCCAAGCAATCCTTACACACCAGAAAAAATTCCCTATGCTACAAGATCGTTTCGATACATTCAATTTCTTTGCGCCAAAATTAACGAAACTCTGCCTTAATAGAAATCGGATGCTTCAATATGGATATAGCGATGGTGAAGATCGTCCGCATGCATCTGAGTTTGGGCATGTGAATAATGCCCTTTATGTAAAGTTACCTGCAAAAACGCTATAA
- a CDS encoding IucA/IucC family protein, protein MNGKQIAERATMQSFLNCYFRETGNYSLEETKNWPNLDGAIPDSLVVSKLMSQDIALLVPLKYWSETGRHIFNFPIYYQTASKQVHELDYVTMVSIVSKELLNEQGRTDSEDELMLRVILSSQNIQRYVEARTEDIDALQSPDFTYIEAEQSLLFGHLFHPTPKSKQGISEKEEWIYSPELKGQFQLHYFLAEPSIVIQDSSEVLSASEIIKQELAGDLEISSEFRGTYCQKESKFIIIPAHPLQAKVLIEKEEVKRLIEQGSLVYAGPLGKKFTATSSFRTVYSATSRYMYKFSVPVKITNSLRANLQKELDRGVEIAKLIDSKVGDDLKERHPSFQIIKDPAYLTIKTTEQESGFDVDIRENPFYENDKQASLIAGLCQDNAYGAPSRLGAIIRKLSAEENRSTEEVSKDWFKTYLSRTLKPMLWLFEEYGIVLEAHQQNSIIQLQDGYPATFYYRDNQGYYYCESKVDRLLKILPELSEKSFTICSDEVAEERLQYYFFFNHLLGLINNFGTEGLASEIKLLQLVQEQLEICSKESEDEGVNRVVSKLLHARELSCKANLLTRFHDMDELVGSLETQSVYTTIDNPFAQGVMAVHEK, encoded by the coding sequence ATGAATGGTAAGCAAATAGCTGAAAGGGCGACAATGCAAAGCTTTCTGAATTGTTATTTCCGGGAAACCGGAAATTACAGTTTAGAAGAAACGAAAAACTGGCCGAATTTGGATGGGGCCATTCCGGATTCATTAGTGGTCAGTAAGCTCATGTCCCAAGATATTGCATTGCTTGTTCCGCTTAAATATTGGTCGGAAACGGGGCGTCATATTTTTAACTTCCCGATTTACTATCAAACGGCATCCAAGCAAGTACATGAATTAGATTACGTGACAATGGTCTCGATCGTTTCTAAAGAATTATTGAATGAGCAGGGCCGGACGGATAGTGAGGATGAATTGATGCTGCGGGTCATCCTAAGCAGCCAAAATATTCAACGGTATGTTGAAGCCAGGACGGAAGACATTGATGCACTTCAAAGTCCTGATTTCACCTACATCGAAGCAGAGCAGTCACTTTTATTCGGGCACCTGTTCCACCCGACACCGAAAAGCAAGCAGGGCATTTCAGAAAAAGAGGAATGGATCTATTCACCCGAATTAAAAGGGCAGTTTCAGCTGCACTACTTCCTGGCAGAACCTTCGATTGTCATCCAGGATTCCAGTGAAGTCCTTTCGGCAAGTGAGATCATTAAACAGGAATTAGCCGGGGACTTGGAGATTTCCAGTGAATTCAGGGGCACGTATTGCCAAAAGGAAAGCAAATTCATCATCATCCCGGCACACCCGCTCCAGGCAAAAGTGCTCATTGAAAAAGAAGAGGTCAAGAGGCTGATCGAGCAAGGGTCACTAGTTTATGCTGGACCGCTTGGGAAAAAATTCACGGCCACCTCTTCATTTAGGACGGTATATAGTGCCACATCAAGATATATGTACAAATTTTCCGTTCCGGTTAAAATCACGAATTCCTTACGTGCAAATCTGCAAAAAGAATTAGATCGTGGTGTGGAAATTGCTAAATTAATAGATTCTAAAGTGGGCGACGATCTAAAAGAACGGCACCCATCCTTCCAAATCATCAAGGACCCTGCTTACCTAACGATCAAAACAACCGAGCAAGAATCGGGATTCGATGTCGATATCCGGGAAAACCCTTTTTATGAAAACGATAAACAAGCAAGCCTGATTGCCGGCTTATGTCAGGATAATGCCTATGGTGCACCATCAAGGCTTGGAGCGATCATCCGCAAATTATCAGCTGAAGAAAACCGCAGTACCGAAGAAGTAAGTAAGGATTGGTTCAAAACCTATCTGTCAAGGACATTAAAACCGATGCTTTGGCTTTTTGAAGAGTATGGAATTGTTTTGGAAGCCCATCAACAAAATTCCATCATTCAACTTCAAGATGGTTATCCAGCCACTTTTTATTATCGTGATAATCAAGGGTATTACTATTGTGAATCCAAAGTGGATAGGCTGTTGAAGATCTTGCCTGAACTAAGTGAAAAAAGCTTCACGATTTGTTCTGATGAAGTCGCTGAAGAAAGACTGCAATACTATTTCTTTTTCAATCACTTATTAGGCTTAATCAATAATTTTGGTACGGAAGGATTAGCATCAGAGATCAAACTGTTACAGCTCGTTCAGGAACAATTGGAAATATGCAGCAAGGAAAGCGAAGATGAAGGGGTGAATCGAGTTGTTTCAAAGTTGCTTCATGCCCGGGAATTATCGTGTAAGGCTAATTTACTGACACGATTCCATGATATGGATGAGCTTGTCGGTTCACTTGAGACACAATCCGTTTATACAACGATTGATAATCCGTTCGCGCAGGGGGTTATGGCTGTCCATGAAAAATAG
- the rbsK gene encoding ribokinase — protein sequence MIRIAVVGSSSMDLVVTSAKRPMAGETVLGESFITVPGGKGANQAVAAARLGAEVSMVGCVGDDVYGEIILENLKKNHVNTEYVEPVTGSASGTAHITLSEGDNSIIVVKGANDFITPEYVQKAKKVIEESDIVMVQQEIPEETVEYLAEMCNTLQKRLLLNPAPARKLSEAVIQQASFLTPNEHEFEILFNGRDRTKVLTEYPNKLFITEGKNGVRYFDGHEEKVVPSFEVEAVDTTGAGDTFNAAFAVAVAEGKSFDECLSFANRAASISVTKLGAQGGMPQRSEVERGFEA from the coding sequence ATGATTAGAATTGCAGTAGTGGGAAGTTCTTCAATGGATTTAGTGGTGACATCGGCTAAGCGGCCAATGGCGGGGGAAACGGTTTTAGGAGAGTCATTTATCACGGTCCCTGGAGGAAAGGGAGCCAATCAGGCTGTTGCAGCAGCACGTCTTGGTGCAGAAGTGTCAATGGTAGGATGTGTAGGGGATGATGTCTATGGAGAGATCATCTTAGAAAACCTGAAAAAAAATCATGTAAATACGGAGTATGTGGAACCGGTTACAGGTTCCGCTTCCGGGACAGCACACATTACCCTTTCGGAAGGTGATAACAGCATTATTGTTGTTAAAGGTGCGAATGATTTCATTACACCCGAATATGTACAAAAGGCGAAAAAGGTGATAGAGGAATCGGATATCGTGATGGTTCAGCAGGAAATACCTGAGGAAACCGTGGAATATCTGGCTGAAATGTGCAACACGCTTCAAAAGAGATTACTATTGAACCCAGCTCCCGCCCGCAAGCTAAGTGAGGCTGTCATTCAACAGGCGTCATTCCTTACTCCGAATGAACATGAATTCGAGATTCTATTCAATGGGAGAGATAGAACGAAAGTCTTGACTGAGTATCCAAATAAATTATTCATTACCGAAGGAAAAAATGGCGTCCGTTATTTTGACGGACATGAAGAAAAGGTTGTTCCAAGCTTTGAAGTCGAAGCGGTGGATACAACAGGCGCAGGGGATACATTCAATGCTGCCTTTGCCGTGGCCGTTGCAGAAGGAAAAAGTTTTGACGAATGTTTGTCATTCGCCAACCGGGCAGCCTCCATTTCCGTGACGAAGTTAGGCGCTCAAGGCGGCATGCCGCAAAGGTCAGAGGTCGAGAGGGGCTTTGAAGCATGA
- a CDS encoding LacI family DNA-binding transcriptional regulator, whose translation MATIRDVAKEAGVSVATVSRVMNGSGYAHEDTKKAVMAAVEKLNYKPNEVARSLYKRKSKLVGLILPDITNPFFPEMARGVEDYLQQFGYRLIFGNSDEKRDKEIEYIDTFLQNNVVGMIASTSEEANENFDNLDIPVVLLDRTGEKLPAVYSDQKTGGKLAARVLLDRGSTNIVLIRGPVEIKPVYERYMASLEELKQAKVNVQVMDSSLTLQGGQTCVKQLFEQYPETDGIIACNDIVAAAALQEILKRGIRIPEDIQLIGYDDISFTALLHPPLSTIRQPAYEMGAQAAEMLIKKINQEKMEVTHKKLPVSFVERQTTRRKAEKT comes from the coding sequence TTGGCAACTATTCGGGATGTGGCAAAGGAAGCTGGGGTTTCTGTGGCAACGGTTTCCAGAGTTATGAATGGCAGTGGTTATGCACATGAGGACACAAAAAAGGCGGTCATGGCAGCCGTTGAGAAATTAAATTATAAACCGAATGAAGTGGCAAGATCCCTCTACAAACGTAAATCCAAATTGGTTGGTTTGATTTTGCCGGACATTACGAATCCCTTCTTCCCAGAAATGGCAAGAGGTGTCGAGGATTACCTGCAGCAATTTGGATATCGGTTAATTTTTGGAAATAGTGATGAAAAGAGAGATAAAGAAATAGAATATATTGACACTTTTTTGCAAAATAATGTAGTGGGCATGATTGCTTCCACTAGTGAAGAAGCCAATGAAAATTTCGATAACCTGGATATTCCAGTAGTCCTTCTCGACCGTACGGGAGAGAAATTACCAGCTGTTTATTCCGATCAAAAGACAGGCGGTAAGCTGGCAGCACGCGTATTGCTGGATAGAGGCAGTACGAATATCGTCCTCATTAGGGGGCCAGTCGAAATAAAGCCTGTATATGAACGGTATATGGCATCACTGGAGGAATTGAAACAAGCAAAAGTGAACGTGCAAGTCATGGATTCATCCCTAACACTTCAGGGCGGCCAAACTTGCGTGAAGCAGCTGTTCGAACAATATCCGGAGACGGATGGAATCATTGCTTGTAATGATATTGTTGCAGCTGCCGCACTTCAAGAGATTTTAAAACGGGGAATACGGATACCGGAAGACATACAACTGATCGGCTATGATGATATCTCCTTCACAGCGTTATTGCACCCACCGTTATCGACAATTCGGCAGCCAGCCTATGAGATGGGGGCACAAGCGGCGGAAATGCTCATTAAAAAGATCAATCAAGAAAAAATGGAAGTAACACATAAAAAGCTCCCTGTTTCTTTTGTGGAGAGACAAACAACGAGAAGGAAGGCGGAGAAGACATGA
- a CDS encoding GNAT family N-acetyltransferase, translated as MKNSYEEMLKDRNQQLSFVKVEFEKDLDTLHKWMHEDHVIPYWNLNFTKEKFAVHLKKALADTHQTLYLGCLDSIPMSYWESYWVKGDIIEGFYESEEGDQGIHLLIGDPDYLGKGLALPFLRAMVKYQLLSAKTKKVMAEPDIRNAKMIYLFEKCGFTPIKEIELPDKTALLMSCTRENFERKWKYGEATIYL; from the coding sequence ATGAAAAATAGTTATGAAGAAATGCTGAAGGACCGTAATCAACAGCTTTCATTTGTCAAAGTCGAATTTGAGAAGGATTTGGATACACTGCATAAATGGATGCATGAAGATCATGTGATTCCCTACTGGAATTTGAATTTCACAAAAGAAAAATTCGCCGTTCATTTAAAGAAGGCATTGGCTGATACACACCAAACACTCTATTTAGGCTGTCTGGACTCCATTCCCATGAGCTATTGGGAATCGTATTGGGTAAAAGGCGATATCATCGAAGGTTTTTATGAATCCGAAGAGGGAGATCAAGGCATTCATTTACTCATAGGTGATCCGGATTATCTAGGAAAAGGACTGGCTTTGCCGTTTTTACGTGCAATGGTGAAATACCAACTGCTTTCTGCGAAAACAAAAAAAGTGATGGCTGAACCGGATATTAGAAATGCAAAGATGATTTACTTATTTGAAAAGTGCGGGTTTACCCCAATTAAAGAAATTGAGCTCCCAGATAAAACAGCATTACTTATGTCATGTACACGGGAGAACTTCGAGAGGAAGTGGAAGTATGGAGAAGCAACAATCTATCTATGA
- a CDS encoding pyridoxal phosphate-dependent decarboxylase family protein, producing the protein MIEMINRTDFAYSRLFLNNEEGFNNYSQSLKIIEKKLTDFLKGNDSPYSGKKPYEIEARLNELSLASLKGKTMEAVADELAEFVINDSINVHSPTCIGHLHCPTLIPAVAAEMIIGTLNQSMDSWDQSSAATFVEESLIDWLCSQAGLPEQADGIFTSGGTQSNYMGLLLARDAYCKRFWGVDVQQQGLPVEAKKLRILCSEAAHFTVRKSAAQLGLGEQAVVTIKTDSNHRLSMDELNLQMSILEEQGLLPFAIVATCGTTDFGSIDPLHELSEAARKNGIWLHVDAAYGGAMILSKDYKELISGIERADSITVDFHKLFYQPISCGAFLVSDSNSFQYIQHHADYLNPQEDEAEGMVHLVNKSVQTTRRFDALKLWMSLKVVGLDTFAEMIDYTCHLAREVAAKIDKEEGFTVLNKEPELNAVVFRYNPVGESDQLVNLLNKQIQQELLKSGRAFLAKTRFDGQVYLKMTLLNPMTSLEHIEGILDEIRVLGEMFKIMEE; encoded by the coding sequence ATGATCGAAATGATAAATAGAACGGATTTTGCTTATTCTCGATTGTTCTTGAATAACGAAGAAGGTTTCAATAACTACAGCCAGTCATTAAAAATCATTGAAAAAAAGCTGACGGACTTTTTAAAAGGGAACGATTCACCATACTCTGGGAAAAAACCGTATGAAATCGAAGCAAGATTAAACGAGCTGTCCCTTGCTTCTCTAAAAGGGAAGACAATGGAAGCGGTAGCGGATGAGCTGGCAGAGTTTGTTATTAACGACAGCATCAATGTACACAGCCCCACTTGTATCGGACATTTGCATTGCCCGACATTAATACCTGCCGTGGCTGCCGAAATGATTATAGGTACGTTGAATCAATCCATGGATTCATGGGACCAAAGCTCGGCGGCCACCTTCGTTGAAGAGAGTTTAATAGATTGGCTGTGCAGCCAGGCGGGGTTACCTGAACAAGCGGATGGGATTTTCACTAGCGGTGGAACCCAATCTAATTATATGGGACTGCTATTGGCGAGGGACGCTTATTGTAAGCGTTTCTGGGGTGTGGATGTTCAGCAGCAAGGTTTGCCAGTCGAGGCGAAAAAATTGCGGATTTTATGCTCCGAGGCTGCCCACTTTACGGTCCGTAAATCAGCGGCACAGCTGGGTCTTGGTGAACAGGCTGTAGTCACGATTAAAACGGATTCAAATCACCGTCTGTCCATGGATGAATTAAATCTTCAAATGTCGATTCTAGAGGAACAGGGTTTACTGCCATTTGCCATCGTTGCAACTTGTGGAACAACGGATTTCGGTTCAATCGATCCATTACACGAATTGTCCGAAGCTGCAAGGAAGAATGGGATATGGCTGCATGTGGACGCCGCATATGGAGGCGCGATGATTTTAAGTAAGGATTACAAAGAGTTAATCAGCGGAATTGAACGGGCCGACTCGATTACGGTTGATTTTCACAAATTATTCTATCAACCCATCAGTTGTGGTGCTTTTCTTGTCTCTGACAGCAACTCATTTCAATATATCCAGCATCATGCCGATTACTTGAATCCTCAGGAAGATGAAGCCGAGGGCATGGTTCACTTAGTCAATAAATCGGTTCAAACGACGAGAAGGTTCGACGCATTGAAACTCTGGATGTCATTGAAGGTCGTTGGACTGGATACCTTTGCCGAAATGATCGACTATACTTGCCATCTTGCACGTGAAGTGGCAGCGAAGATCGATAAGGAGGAAGGATTCACAGTATTAAATAAAGAACCTGAATTGAATGCGGTTGTATTCCGTTATAATCCCGTGGGTGAAAGTGATCAGTTAGTAAATCTATTAAATAAACAGATTCAGCAAGAATTACTGAAAAGCGGACGGGCATTTTTAGCAAAAACGCGTTTTGACGGACAGGTATATTTAAAAATGACACTATTGAATCCAATGACAAGCCTTGAACACATAGAGGGAATTTTAGACGAAATCCGAGTATTAGGTGAAATGTTCAAGATAATGGAGGAATGA
- a CDS encoding aspartate aminotransferase family protein translates to MVTNMLTKNDQLLEQQNTRESNARSYPRRLPMAIDQAEGIYLTDMDGKRYIDFLAGAGTLALGHNHPAVLEAMEKILKDKRPLHTLDFTTPIKEQFVDEIFECLPEEFRKNAKIQFCGPTGGDAIEAALKLVKTATGNRSILSFQGAYHGATHATMSISGNTKPKEKIQGLIPDVQFLPYPYQYRCPFGIGGEESHKISSQYIENLLNDPESGLLPPAGMILEAVQGEGGSIPAPIPWLKEIRRITKEKGIPLIIDEVQSGIGRTGKMFAFEHAGIIPDVLVLSKAIGGSLPLSVVIYNKELDLWSPGAHIGTFRGNQMAMAAGTATLKYMKETNLVEHAAKMGEILKDILKDLQKDIKQIGDVRGRGLMVGVEMINPEEPQNANGSHPADSQLASAIQQECFQRGLILEVGGRHGSVVRFLPPLIVTESQLRGATAIFEQAVRAAVARG, encoded by the coding sequence ATGGTAACTAACATGCTTACGAAAAATGATCAACTACTGGAACAACAAAATACAAGGGAATCAAATGCCCGATCATATCCTAGAAGATTACCCATGGCGATCGATCAAGCGGAGGGAATTTACTTAACAGACATGGATGGAAAACGTTATATTGATTTTCTGGCGGGGGCTGGAACATTAGCGCTTGGACACAATCATCCGGCAGTGCTCGAGGCAATGGAAAAAATTCTTAAGGACAAGCGTCCTTTGCATACATTGGACTTTACGACGCCGATCAAAGAGCAGTTCGTCGATGAAATTTTTGAATGCCTGCCTGAGGAATTCAGGAAAAATGCAAAAATTCAATTCTGTGGTCCTACTGGCGGAGACGCCATTGAGGCAGCACTTAAACTAGTAAAAACAGCGACAGGCAATAGAAGTATTTTATCCTTCCAAGGTGCTTACCACGGGGCAACGCATGCAACCATGTCAATCAGCGGCAATACAAAGCCAAAGGAAAAAATACAAGGGTTAATCCCAGATGTACAATTCCTGCCGTATCCTTATCAGTATCGCTGTCCCTTTGGAATAGGCGGGGAAGAAAGCCATAAAATCAGCAGCCAGTATATCGAAAATCTATTGAACGATCCCGAATCAGGATTATTGCCGCCTGCAGGAATGATTTTAGAAGCAGTACAAGGCGAGGGAGGCTCCATTCCAGCTCCAATTCCATGGCTTAAGGAAATCAGGAGAATAACAAAAGAGAAGGGCATTCCGCTAATTATCGACGAAGTTCAATCAGGTATCGGCCGTACAGGGAAAATGTTTGCCTTTGAACATGCAGGAATCATTCCGGATGTTCTTGTACTATCCAAAGCAATAGGCGGAAGTCTTCCATTATCGGTGGTGATTTATAACAAAGAGCTTGACCTATGGTCACCAGGTGCACATATCGGTACGTTCCGCGGAAACCAAATGGCAATGGCAGCAGGAACAGCTACTTTAAAATACATGAAAGAGACGAATCTTGTGGAGCATGCCGCTAAAATGGGAGAAATCTTAAAGGATATTCTTAAAGATTTGCAAAAAGATATTAAGCAGATCGGTGATGTCAGGGGCCGGGGATTAATGGTCGGTGTGGAAATGATCAATCCTGAAGAACCGCAAAATGCGAATGGAAGCCATCCTGCTGATTCGCAACTTGCCAGTGCCATTCAACAGGAATGTTTTCAAAGAGGATTGATACTGGAAGTTGGCGGCAGACATGGAAGTGTAGTGAGGTTCTTGCCTCCATTGATCGTAACGGAATCCCAGCTTCGCGGGGCCACTGCAATTTTTGAACAAGCTGTTCGAGCAGCTGTTGCAAGAGGGTGA
- a CDS encoding lysine N(6)-hydroxylase/L-ornithine N(5)-oxygenase family protein: MEKQQSIYDLVGIGIGPFNLGLAALLEKTPELNAVFFEKKREFNWHEGMLLEGTTLQVPFFADLVSMADVTSPYSYLNYLQQHDRLYHFYFLEKFLIPRKEYNDYCRWTAHQLDSCRFGKAVEAVEYIGDQGEPCYQISVRDAQTQKVEVYYSRHVVMGIGSAPTVPSAFHPYMGENILHSADYLRNKENVLKKKSVTVVGSGQSAAEVFLDLLNEQEENGYQLNWYTRSKGFFPMEYSKLGLEYFTPDYLDFFYRLPQEKKDEILPKQDLLYKGISATTIAAIFDKMYEKSIGNAKLSIELRAMTEVAAVTPAENGWRLKCRQWVEDSEFDVDTEAIVFGTGYKSTLPAFLETMEDHLVRDDLGRLAITKDYRVGTAIPTPNHLFIQNGEIHTHGVGAPDLGLGAFRNSIIINQLAGKEVYPSEPKGAFQSFRVKTPVMAY, encoded by the coding sequence ATGGAGAAGCAACAATCTATCTATGACCTGGTAGGGATAGGGATAGGACCCTTTAACCTTGGACTTGCAGCCCTTTTGGAGAAAACCCCGGAGCTGAATGCCGTCTTTTTTGAGAAAAAGCGGGAATTTAATTGGCATGAAGGGATGCTGTTGGAAGGGACAACTCTGCAGGTACCTTTCTTTGCCGATCTAGTCAGCATGGCAGATGTGACAAGCCCATATAGTTACCTGAATTATTTACAGCAGCATGATCGGCTTTATCATTTCTACTTTCTTGAAAAATTCTTGATTCCACGAAAAGAATATAACGATTATTGCCGCTGGACTGCCCATCAACTTGATAGCTGCCGTTTTGGAAAAGCGGTGGAGGCGGTTGAATATATAGGGGATCAAGGTGAACCCTGCTATCAAATCAGTGTAAGGGATGCACAAACACAAAAGGTCGAAGTCTATTATAGCCGTCATGTAGTCATGGGAATTGGCAGCGCTCCGACCGTTCCATCGGCCTTTCATCCATATATGGGAGAGAACATCCTGCATTCGGCCGATTATTTACGGAATAAAGAAAATGTTTTAAAGAAAAAATCCGTAACCGTTGTTGGTTCTGGACAGAGTGCAGCGGAGGTCTTTCTGGATCTGCTTAATGAGCAGGAGGAAAATGGCTACCAGCTAAACTGGTATACAAGATCAAAGGGATTCTTCCCTATGGAATATTCAAAACTCGGGTTGGAATACTTCACTCCGGATTACCTTGATTTCTTTTATCGGCTGCCACAGGAAAAGAAGGATGAAATCCTGCCGAAACAGGATTTATTGTATAAAGGGATCAGTGCTACGACAATTGCAGCAATTTTTGACAAAATGTATGAAAAATCGATTGGAAATGCCAAACTTTCCATTGAACTTCGGGCCATGACGGAAGTTGCGGCCGTTACCCCCGCCGAAAATGGCTGGAGATTGAAATGCCGACAGTGGGTGGAAGATAGCGAATTTGATGTGGACACAGAGGCGATCGTTTTTGGAACGGGCTATAAATCAACCCTTCCGGCATTCCTTGAAACCATGGAGGACCATTTAGTCCGCGATGATTTAGGGCGTCTTGCAATAACGAAAGACTATCGGGTAGGAACGGCCATCCCTACACCGAATCACCTTTTCATTCAAAATGGCGAGATACATACACATGGTGTGGGTGCTCCGGATTTAGGCTTGGGAGCATTCCGAAATTCGATTATCATCAATCAATTGGCAGGTAAAGAAGTTTATCCATCCGAGCCAAAGGGTGCATTTCAGTCATTCCGTGTAAAAACACCCGTCATGGCTTACTAA